The following proteins come from a genomic window of Alnus glutinosa chromosome 10, dhAlnGlut1.1, whole genome shotgun sequence:
- the LOC133879436 gene encoding uncharacterized protein LOC133879436 codes for MMARWDENLSLPLQNPPTLEFSSADLVWSKVEGWRDKTNRVVLIPFARVEDFVRGESANKDCPTRFHVEARRSWPPEMAYKPKVDGILEYILYWCSFGPDDYRKGALYDPVGLLMSLFSKKKKGLLMSQRRKMLAGQILRGGAPATLS; via the exons atg ATGGCGAGATGGGATGAGAATCTGTCCCTTCCTTTACAGAATCCTCCAACCTTGGAGTTTTCTTCTGCTGACCTTGTGTGGTCAAAGGTGGAAGGTTGGCGTGACAAAACTAATAGAGTTGTTCTAATCCCCTTTGCTAGAGTAGAGGATTTTGTACGGGGTGAATCAGCAAATAAAGACTGTCCAACGAGATTTCATGTTGAAGCAAGGCGGAGTTGGCCTCCAGAGATGGCTTACAAGCCAAAAGTTGATGGAATTCTTGAATACATTCT GTATTGGTGTTCTTTTGGTCCTGATGACTACAGGAAGGGTGCATTGTATGACCCAGTAGGGCTACTTATGTcccttttctcaaaaaaaaaaaaagggctacTTATGtcccaaagaagaaaaatgctgGCCGGCCAAATACTAAGAGGGGGTGCACCCGCCACTTTATCGTGA